From the genome of Bacteroidota bacterium, one region includes:
- a CDS encoding T9SS type A sorting domain-containing protein: MKKAALIILLLTGMFFGQDRPRPGIDYFPHTGFFDFVVNALSHPWDGTTSTSLISEYNSKGWYLDSLKDLGLTNIVTDGQYHLDNLQSLRHSFFLNDMGFQWKNKTWANPPVIFTPAEYLNSLGHDVKDYPLEFGGDIAGSINKLNNFGFTTAGGSGTCYWGMQPNYQPPLDATGANIDETINTTLHSSRYSKVNSHDRGVMLWGVLPWTQLADPSLWYKMRIYLRMEDVPTNEEEIFTINISNWTGNTDDPQLELRRDYFRQIAAQTGPIGLTQVVMNTAITDTNDYVWFESNAFQVSQDMDLGFYIYWHGNASIYIDKITFVSTQFAELYVDSTISVDEIATTLFNRYPNGDLTNTKFQSFYADEPFQLSALYRKELQSKIYQKATSVNATTLELNGATGGVPAYFLEFERNYAKPVGEEAKRSIIYNIYPIDANTTIGQTSIQHRLDVLINYGNFGESEDYQFSGLKRAQMAAQNFTLDIQSDDIPLIFTMGVHSEQYVTGSPGSPVYVSGPHSRRAPTWSEIFAQGNLALAYGAKGFMYYMIPTRAKPPVLKFNPNLQQYYYDTVWNTYGLFDAAGEVYDTSHSTMNGSVQHPEYNQIKNKRFFAVKSFISSIKPIESTLLGLRWKDAKSWHDNSSCSENWIANVSTRYPYFGKDDDSNKTFVETGYFVEKSPPSGKIEDAKFIYLVNRRCNLQPENSPDNLEEYADTSCRNVRFYLNFPNSTWDYYTVTDLKTDSVYFTTKTGAVTIFLGAGEGTLLKIEPQITNITQNDTLGYNTTFYSDLTVSNNATLTITGGTTLTFKNHSRLILSNGNLNVVGTAQEPVVFDFVVPYWQSTQNGIVNNNGNVVLNHARIKNAGIGYYSYTTDNDDIQNCEIFNNYWGIVMHWTHSYGTEKAKIVNCNIHDNATWDNQGRGITLSNSSPKIYATTIRKNDYGLYCVTNSNPYDTTDEINSYNLIDSNDVGIITLNSSPMLGYVDNDQGGILISGGGNTIKNNSIFNVMADTNCNVYVERNYWGTKDPALFNIYSVTGSIVYTDYYLDDPPTGSIYSGLASKVAMKIDDELISQSQGRFTSGGGHSLLRAARKQIRQGNMTAARAILLPLINNPENMQMSCEALEIYGKTYSPGDIESYFSVLQTVGNRPVKNDLTAKALFLLSEYQIDRKETHLTNLISVYQGTDHAARASYLKIIHLIGEGNRDEEIDALKNDMNRLYPLSSYTKEVNYILTSGTNMMKPSTVTSTTETLPLEYQLFNNFPNPFNPETMIKFSLKERSSVTLTVYSITGQKVAELISGEMEKGFYEERFDGTNLSSGVYVIRLNAQSLEHTGSNYSKTMKALLLK; the protein is encoded by the coding sequence ATGAAAAAGGCTGCATTAATCATACTTCTTTTAACAGGAATGTTCTTTGGACAGGACAGACCTCGTCCGGGAATTGATTATTTCCCGCATACAGGCTTTTTCGACTTTGTCGTTAATGCCCTGAGCCATCCATGGGATGGTACAACCTCTACATCGCTAATTTCGGAGTATAACTCTAAAGGGTGGTATCTTGATTCACTTAAAGATCTTGGGTTGACCAACATCGTTACCGACGGTCAATACCATCTTGATAATCTCCAATCCTTAAGACATTCATTTTTCTTGAATGATATGGGATTTCAATGGAAAAACAAAACCTGGGCTAATCCTCCCGTAATATTCACTCCTGCAGAGTACCTGAATTCCCTTGGGCATGATGTAAAGGATTATCCGCTTGAATTTGGAGGCGATATAGCAGGCTCAATTAATAAACTTAATAATTTTGGCTTCACCACAGCAGGCGGTTCAGGCACCTGTTATTGGGGTATGCAACCGAATTATCAACCACCGCTGGATGCTACAGGGGCGAATATTGATGAAACTATTAATACTACTCTACACAGTTCAAGATACTCTAAAGTTAACTCGCACGATCGGGGTGTAATGTTATGGGGAGTTCTCCCATGGACACAACTTGCTGATCCAAGCCTGTGGTACAAAATGAGGATTTATCTTCGGATGGAGGATGTCCCGACAAATGAGGAAGAGATTTTTACCATCAATATCAGTAATTGGACAGGAAACACAGATGATCCTCAACTTGAATTAAGGCGGGATTATTTTCGGCAAATAGCGGCACAAACAGGACCAATTGGTTTAACACAGGTTGTGATGAATACCGCTATTACTGATACAAATGACTATGTCTGGTTTGAATCAAATGCATTTCAGGTTAGTCAGGATATGGATCTCGGATTTTATATCTACTGGCATGGTAACGCAAGTATTTACATCGATAAGATTACTTTTGTCAGTACACAATTCGCGGAGCTGTATGTTGACTCAACAATAAGTGTTGATGAAATAGCTACTACATTATTTAACCGCTATCCGAATGGCGATTTAACGAATACGAAATTTCAAAGCTTCTATGCAGATGAACCATTTCAACTATCGGCACTTTACAGGAAAGAACTTCAATCTAAAATATACCAAAAAGCAACCTCGGTTAATGCTACAACATTGGAGTTAAATGGAGCGACCGGAGGTGTTCCGGCTTATTTTCTTGAGTTTGAACGAAATTATGCAAAGCCGGTAGGAGAAGAAGCTAAGCGATCAATTATTTACAACATTTACCCCATAGATGCCAATACCACAATTGGTCAGACAAGCATTCAGCACAGACTGGATGTTCTGATAAATTACGGAAACTTTGGTGAATCAGAAGATTATCAATTCTCCGGACTAAAAAGAGCTCAGATGGCTGCCCAAAACTTTACTCTTGATATTCAATCCGACGATATTCCTCTGATCTTTACCATGGGCGTACATTCAGAACAATATGTTACGGGTTCGCCAGGTTCACCGGTTTATGTCTCAGGTCCACATTCGAGGAGAGCCCCAACATGGAGTGAGATATTTGCTCAAGGGAATTTAGCTTTGGCTTATGGTGCTAAGGGATTTATGTATTATATGATCCCTACCAGGGCAAAACCACCTGTTCTAAAATTCAATCCTAATCTACAACAATACTATTATGACACAGTTTGGAATACTTATGGCTTATTTGATGCAGCAGGTGAAGTTTATGATACTTCTCATTCAACGATGAACGGAAGTGTACAACACCCTGAATACAATCAGATTAAAAACAAAAGATTTTTTGCGGTTAAAAGTTTCATATCCTCGATCAAACCAATTGAGTCAACGCTTTTGGGATTGAGGTGGAAGGATGCAAAAAGTTGGCATGATAACTCCTCATGTTCAGAAAATTGGATTGCTAATGTTTCCACCCGATATCCTTATTTTGGAAAAGACGATGATTCAAACAAAACATTTGTGGAAACAGGTTATTTTGTTGAAAAATCTCCCCCTTCCGGGAAAATTGAGGATGCAAAATTCATTTATCTGGTAAACAGAAGGTGCAATCTCCAACCTGAGAATTCACCCGATAACCTTGAAGAATATGCGGATACATCATGCAGAAATGTAAGATTTTATCTCAATTTCCCTAATTCAACCTGGGATTATTACACAGTTACAGATTTAAAAACTGACTCTGTGTATTTTACAACCAAAACAGGTGCAGTTACGATTTTCCTTGGTGCAGGAGAGGGAACCCTGTTAAAGATTGAACCACAGATTACAAATATTACACAAAATGATACTCTTGGTTACAACACAACATTTTACAGTGACCTGACAGTATCTAATAATGCAACACTTACCATAACCGGGGGCACAACACTGACTTTTAAGAATCATTCACGGCTTATCCTCTCCAATGGAAACCTGAATGTTGTCGGTACGGCTCAGGAACCGGTAGTGTTCGACTTTGTTGTCCCTTATTGGCAATCCACTCAAAACGGAATTGTTAACAACAATGGAAATGTCGTGTTAAATCATGCAAGGATCAAAAACGCGGGAATTGGTTACTACTCATATACCACTGATAATGATGACATTCAGAATTGCGAAATATTCAACAATTATTGGGGAATAGTGATGCATTGGACTCACAGTTATGGTACCGAGAAGGCAAAGATCGTTAACTGTAACATTCACGACAATGCAACCTGGGACAATCAGGGAAGAGGAATTACGCTATCGAATTCATCCCCAAAGATATACGCCACCACTATCAGAAAAAATGATTACGGCTTATACTGTGTAACAAATTCAAACCCCTATGATACAACTGACGAGATCAACAGTTACAACTTAATCGACAGCAACGATGTTGGAATAATAACTCTTAACTCATCACCGATGCTTGGTTATGTGGATAATGATCAAGGAGGTATCCTGATATCCGGTGGTGGAAACACGATCAAAAATAATTCCATATTCAATGTGATGGCAGATACCAACTGCAATGTCTATGTGGAACGGAATTACTGGGGGACAAAAGACCCGGCATTGTTTAACATATATTCAGTCACCGGCAGTATAGTCTATACTGACTATTATCTGGATGATCCGCCAACAGGATCGATTTACTCGGGATTGGCAAGTAAAGTAGCCATGAAGATTGACGATGAGTTGATATCACAGAGTCAGGGGAGGTTCACATCGGGCGGAGGACATAGTTTGTTAAGAGCGGCAAGGAAACAGATAAGACAAGGAAACATGACTGCAGCAAGGGCAATATTACTTCCGTTGATCAACAACCCGGAAAACATGCAAATGTCATGTGAAGCATTGGAGATATACGGTAAAACCTATAGCCCCGGAGACATCGAAAGTTACTTCTCGGTTCTTCAAACGGTTGGCAACCGGCCTGTTAAAAACGATCTTACGGCAAAGGCTCTGTTTTTGCTTTCGGAATATCAGATAGACAGAAAAGAAACTCACCTGACAAACCTGATATCAGTTTATCAAGGAACTGACCATGCAGCAAGGGCATCTTATCTGAAAATCATTCACCTGATTGGAGAAGGAAACCGGGACGAAGAGATTGATGCTCTCAAAAATGATATGAACAGATTATATCCATTGAGTTCATATACAAAAGAAGTAAATTACATTCTTACATCGGGCACGAATATGATGAAACCTTCAACGGTAACATCAACAACCGAGACTTTACCTTTAGAGTACCAACTCTTCAATAACTTTCCCAACCCGTTCAACCCTGAAACGATGATAAAATTCTCGCTAAAAGAGAGAAGCAGTGTAACCCTGACGGTTTACAGCATCACGGGGCAGAAAGTTGCAGAACTCATAAGCGGTGAAATGGAGAAAGGGTTCTATGAGGAAAGGTTTGATGGTACAAATCTTTCTTCAGGTGTTTATGTAATTCGTTTGAATGCCCAATCGCTTGAACATACAGGCTCCAATTACAGCAAAA